The stretch of DNA ACTGTTTGGCCAGGGAGAAGGCCGTCCAGGGAGTGATTATGCAGGCGACTCCTTAGCTAGCGCTCGGCTGGCTGGGTTGGGTACTACGCCAAATAGCATTACAGATTTTGTGGGCATCTCAGACACGGCAGATTGGTATCAGTTCACACTAGGCAGAGCAGGAGAATGGCAGCGATCGCTGAATGTACAGAGTGGTGCAGTGACGCTACAGATGGCTCAGGATAGCAATAGCAATGGTGCGATCGAACAAGGCGAAATCCTGCAAAGTTTCACCGCCACCCCTGCTATCACTCTTTCAGAGGATGGTGGCATCTTAGAAGCAGGCAGCTACTATGTGCAGATTGCGCCTGATAATGCTGAGACGAACACGAATTACGCATTGAGCCTTTCGCTCAACCCATCGCCTCTATTAGCTAACAATACTGGGCTGACTCTCACCTCTGGCTCCACCAAAATCATTGGCAACGATCAATTGCGCGTCGTTGATGCTGATACCGATGCAACTCAATTGATCTATACGCTCAAAGACGCACCTCTCAATGGCAGCTTCCAGTTAAATGGTTTGGTCTTGAATGCGAATCAAACCTTTACCCAAGATGACATCAATCAAGGTCGAGTCAGTTATCAGAGTGATAGTGGTAATGCGAGCAGCGATCGCTTCAACTTCAGCGTCACTGATGGTACCACTACTCTCAACAGCAGCTTTAACCTTAGTATCGGTAGAGATCCCTACCTTGTCAAAGATATTAACCCCGGATTGGGTCAGTGGCCCTACGGATTCCTCATTAACGCAGTAAATGTGAACGGGACACTATATTTTTCTGCTTCTAGCCCAGAGCAGGGACTCTGGAAAAGTGATGGCACTGAAGCAGGAACAACGCTAGTCAAGCAAAATGCGTACCCTTCTGCTAACGTGAATGGCTTACTCTACTTCTTCTCTAGTGGCCTCTGGAAGAGCGATGGCACTGAGGCTGGTAAAACTTTCATAAAAGCTGTTGGAGGTAATGCTTTTACTTCTGCACAGTTCAAAACTAACGTCGCTGTTATCGGTAATACATTTTACTTTCCAGCCCATGACACAATACATGGGCCAGAACTGTGGAAGAGCGATGGCACTCCTGAAGGTACGCTGGTGGTGACGGATATCAATCCAGGTAATTTTGGCAGTTTTGCTCCCGCTATATTCACGAATATAAATGACACGCTTTATTTCTCGGCATATTCATCAGGTAGTGGCGAGGCGTTATGGAAGAGTGATGGCACTGGCGAGGGTACTGTCTTGCTGAAGCAGGGTGTTTGGCCAGTTTCCAATCTCTCCTTTGCAAACGTGAATGGTACGCTCTACTTCATGGCTAATGATAGAGTGCATGGTACAGAACTTTGGAAGAGTGATGGCACACCCGAAGGGACCGTACTTGTGGATATTAACCCTGGTGCAATTGGTTCTTTGTCACCAGGGATTTTCAAGTTCCTCAATATCAACGATACGCTCTACTTCGAAGCTAATGATGGTGTGCATGGTAAAGAACTTTGGAGGAGTGATGGCACATCTGAAGGAACTTTCCTCGTAAAAGACATTAACCCAGGTGCAGCTAGTTCCAGCCCTAGCTATTTAACAGCTATCAACGATACGCTTTACTTCTCAAGCAATGATGGAGTGCATGGCACTGAGTTATGGCAAAGTAATGGCACATCCGAAGGAACTGTTCTTGTGAAGGATATTAACCCGGGTGTAGACAGTTCCAATCCTCAGAACTTAGTTAACTTTGATGGTTCACTTTACTTCGGGGCTGATGATTCTGTGTACGGAGCTGAGTTATGGAAGAGTGATGGCACCACGTTAGGAACAACTCTGGTTGAGGATATCAACCCAGGTGTGAACAGTTCGCAGCCATCTTCTTTCTCAGGCTACAATTTTGTGCAAAGCGACAATAAGCTATTCTTTGGAGCTGATGATGGGGTCCACGGAACTGAGCTTTGGGCAATTGAATCGAGCGTGGTAGCTGGGCAGGGATAGGGCCGCGATCGCTAAACACTCAAATAACGCCGCAGGAAGGTTTCGAGGGATTCCATTTTGATGTGGAAGGTAGATTCTAATCGCTCGATCTCCTTGGAAGTACAGAAAAATTCGTTAGCAAGGAGAGTGCGAAGAGTGCCCAAAGCCTTTTGGGTTCTGGCATTGACTAGCCCAACTGCGGTTCTCACGCCGTCGAATAGGAATAAGGGAGGATTAATCACAATGGGGTCGCGATCAAAGATGCGGCCAAAGATAGCAGGGATATCCGATCGCTTTAAGATTTCGGGTCCACCAACGGCAAAGATTTGATTGTGGGCAGCTTCATTGGAAACAGCATCAACGCTAATTCTGGCGAGGTCGTCGGTGCTGACGATGGAGGAACGGTTGTGAGGATCGCCAACTAAGAGATAGATACCAGTGTTGCTAAATTGCTCGGCTAGAGGGAGCAAGTTAGACGAAAAACCAGAAGGACGCAGGATGGTGTAGCTGAGGCCGCTGTTTTGTAGGTAGCGCTCTACGGCAAACTTGGCTTTGAAGGTGGGGGAGTCTTCGTAGCCGCGATCCACTCCTAGCACCGAAATAAAGACAAAGTGTTGCACTCCATTGGCTTTAGCCGCATCAATTAAGTCAATATTGGCGCGGTAGTCCAGCGTTTGAGCATCGCCATCACTAGAGCCAGTCGCACCGTGAGTGCTGATGACATATTGCACACCTTGGCAAGCTTTTTGGATATCGCGTTCTTGCCGCAAATCCCCGATAAAGATTTCCGCACCACGGTGTTCTAGTTCGGCATAGCGGGATGTCAGCCGCACAAACGCTCGTACCGCTTTTTCTTGCTCACACAGCGTGTGGACAATTTTGCGACCTAGCCCTCCGGTGGCTCCAGTGACTAAAAACATAGGGGTACTCAACTGGAAGGTGAACTATCTGATGCAGTTTAGCAAGTTCAGTTGAAGAGTTTGCAACTATCTAAAGTGCGACCTCCAGTTCGACAGTTACAGGTGCATGGTCGCTGGGTTTTTCTAGTTGGCGCGGGGCAATGTCGATGGTGCAAGCGATCGCCCGTTCGTACAAGACTGGAGTTAGGTAGTGATGGTCGATCCGCCAACCGCTGTTGCGTTGAAAAGAGCCAGAGCGGTAGTCCCACCAACTAAAGTGACCTCCATCCTGGGTAAATTTGCGAAACGCATCTGCAAAGCCCAGCTCCAGAACAGTTTGCAAGGCGGCACGCTCATGATCCGAGGCCATAATGTGTTTTTCACGGCCTTTGGGGTTATGGATGTCTCGATCTTCTAAGGCAATATTGAAGTCGCCACAGACTAAAATTTTAGGTGGGTTGCTGTCTTTGAGGCATAGAGCTTCGAGATACTCGCGCAGAACTTGGAGCCATCGCAATTTATAGACATACTTTTCGCTGCCCACTTCGGAGCCGTTGGGGACGTACAGGTTAACGATGCGAATGCCATCTAAAACCCCTGTAATCACTCGTTTTTGGACATCAAGTTCACCTACTAAGCTTTCGCCTAAAATTGGGGTGAATCCAGCGGTGACATCTTCTAAAGGAGTACGGCTGATTAGGGCGACGCCGTTGTAAGACTTTTGCCCAGAAATGTAGAGGTGGTAGCCTAACTCGGTGAAGGGCGATCGCGGGAAGTCAGCGTCTATGACTTTGGTTTCCTGCACACACAGCACGTTTACTGGGTTGGCTTGCAGCCAGTTTAGGACATGTTCTAGGCGGGTGCGAATGGAGTTGACGTTCCAGGTGGCAATCTTCATGCAGGCTTAACGAGCGATTCTTAATTCTAGGTGTTTCAGTCTTCCTTGGGGAGTATGCCATAGGCTAGATGCTCTGCCTAGATCTGCCTGAGGCAATGCCAGATCAAGCGGGAGCAGACATAATTATGGAGAAGCCGTCAAACTTGGATAGGAGGCGAGTGAATGGAAATCCAACGCAGGATGGCTGTGGTAGCCAAAGGAATGGGTTTAGGGACTGCGATCGCACTTTTGGCTAGTTGTACTCAGTCTCTCGTCTCCAACTCGTCCGTCTCGGCCTCCAACTCGGCAGTTGTGTCTGCTTCTGTTCCAGTGGCGGAGGCTCCTGCGGTTAATTCTCCGCCTCCTAATTCATCCCCTGGTGCCCCAGTGGTGGAGAAGGAAGTGCCTTATGTGGCGACGCCGAATGAAGTGGTGGCCGAAATGTTGAAGGTGGCGAGAGTTACAGGCCGAGATCAGCTCTACGACTTAGGCTCAGGTGACGGGCGCATTGTGCTGACCGCAGCTCAGAAGTACGGCACTCGTGGAGTTGGGGTAGAACTTGACCCGAAGCTAATTCAAGAGAGTAATGCCAACGCTCAAAAAGCAGGTTTGGGCGATCGCGTCCAGTTTTTGCAGCAAGATTTGTTTCAAACCAATCTCCGCGATGCCACCGTGGTCACTCTCTACTTGTTGCCTGCCGTTAACCTTAAATTGCAGCCTAAGCTCTTGAATGAACTTAAACCGGGGTCGCGCGTGGTTTCTCATGCCTTTGATATGGGCAACTGGAAACCCGATAAAACCTTAACGGTGAGAGTGCCTAAAACGGGCCGCATTCATGCAATTTACTACTGGGTGGTGCCAGAGAAGGTGGCGGGAAACTGGCAAGGGACATTAGCCACCCCCATTGGGCCGCAACCTGTCAACTTGTTACTGCGGCAGCAATTCCAGCAAGTGAGTGGCGCAGCGACGGCAGGCAGTGAAACGCTGGCAATCAACAATGCCAAGTTGACGGGTAAACAAATCAGCTTTAAGACGAGCAAAAATGTGAAAGGCCAGCCACTAACGATTCAGTTCGCCGGGGAGGTGAATGGCAATACCCTAAAAGGAATTGCTACGTTGCAAGGAGCGGGCTTCTTAGCTGGGAAGTACAATCTGGTCGCTCAGCGTCGGTGATAGTTGCGTCGTGATCGCCTGCTGACCAGGAGCTAGAGTCATTTGCACCATCACATCTTGTAGGCCAAATTCTTGCTGCATTTGGGTTTGGATTTGCTGCAACAAGCGATCGCGGGCTAACCCATCGCTTAAATTGACCTGTAATTGCACACACAGCACTTCTTGCCCCAGAGCCACCGTCCAAAGCTTCAGAGCCTCAATACTAACCACAGCTTTGTGCTGCATTAAAGCTGCTGCCAGGGCTGGGACATCAATCTGCTGAGGGGTGCGTTCTAGCAGAATATTCAAGCTCTGCTGAATCAGCGGAATGGCTCCAGTGGCAATGAACCCAGCCACGAGTAGGCTAATGGCTCCATCTGCCCAGAGCCAGTGCAGTTTGCCGACCGCGGTCGCTGCCAAGATTACGCCCACGGAGCTAATGGCATCGGCCACCATATGTAGAAAGGCTCCCCGCAGATTCAAGTCGTGGTGGGTGTCGCGATGCAAGAACCAGGCATTTAAGCTATTAACCCCTAAGCCCACCACAGCCGTGAGCAGCATGGGCAAGCTGAGAATTTCAGTCGGGGGAGATTGCAGTCGGGCGATCGCTTCCCAACCGACCCAGCAAGCGATCGCAACCAAGCTCAACCCATTGGCTAAAGCGGCCAAAATCTCCACCCGACGGTAGCCAAAAGGAGCTTGTTCAGAAGCAGGTAGACGGGCGATCCAGGTGGCTAACAGTGCTAAAGCGAGCGATAGCGTGTCGGAGAACAAATGTCCTGAATCAGCCAGCAGGGCCAAACTATGGCTGCGGTGACTCACGATTAACTCCGCTAGCGAAAAGCAACCTGTCAGAATGAGCGCTATCCACAATAAGCGCAACTTCTGAATTGGTGTGCTGCCTGGGTCTAGAGAGGCAGCGGAGATGGAGTGGTCACAGTGATCACTGTTGCAGGAGTGGGAGGAGTGATGATGGTGGAGCATTAATGGAGGAAACAGGGAGCCTTAGCGCGATCTACTCTAGAGTAGATGCAATTTCTCTGATGCAAGCTCCCCATATAATCACAATTTTCCCTAAAACTGCCGATTTACCACTTTTTGTAGGGCAAGAATTTTCCTGACATGGTCAGTTTGACGCGATCGCCCTTCGGGTCTGTTTCCTTTTCTACATCCAGCGTGAAGTCGATTGCACTCATAATGCCATCTCCGAATTTCTCCTGAATGACTTCCTTTAATGGCATGCCGTAGACCTGCATAATTTCGTAGAAGCGATAAATCAGCGGATCGGTTGGTACTACTGGCCCTAGACCTTTGAGGGGATATTCGGTCAACTCAGATGCTACGTCTGGCCCTAATCCTAAAGCCTCCACTAACTTACTGGCTTCATCCTCAGAAGCACTGGCTTGGCGATAAAACACTGCCGCAATCCAAACTTCATCTCGGCCTAGAATTTTTTCTAGATCTGTAAAACTCACCCCTTGGATTTGTTTCGCAGCTAGTAGCTTCTGAGTAATTGCTGGAATCGTCATGAAAAGTTCACTCAATATTCATCGATTCCAGTAGTAACTAAAACTACACTACGTAGTTGTAACTAAAGTTACGAGTACAGGTGACTTGGCTCTAGCCTGAACTCAGGAACATTTGTCGCCCAACTCAAGTCTGATGCTTCTAGTTGCAGAGAATAACTCTAAAGGGGGATGCTCTGTTATCTAAAGAATCAGTATTTTTCACTAACAGGTTGAGTGCCGTTGAGTGCCTTAGTATAGTGAGCGGCATTTTCGTCCCTGATGGTAATCTAGATAGTCGCTCTCGTCACTAAACTGCATCGAGTAGATGACTAACAAAGAGAGCTGGGATTGTAAGCACAGGGGGACAGTTGAACATGACTACCGGATCGAGGTCACTTCCACAATCCTTGTATCCTTCTAGATCAAGTGTTTCATCCACCCATAAGGCTGTACAGGTAAATTATTCCACGCCTAGCAGTGGTTCTAGTCAGTCTGCTTTGGCCGCTCAGCGGAGTGAAGTTGACAAAAATAAAACTCACTTTATTGCCACCTATCGTGACTGGCCGATTTGGCTAGTACATGTGCGGATCAAACGACAAACTGGTTTTGGCAAAAAATGTCCAGTCTTACAGTGGCAGCATCCCGCCGATCAAGGACAGGCACGTCTACGTTATACCTATCAAATTCGGCCTCGGGAAAGTTTGAATCAAGCCTTAGAGATTGTGCGGATTATGATTGACCAAACCCTGGCGATCGCCCAACAACACGAAACTTAGATCACCACTTAGATCACCCGGATGCCAATTTGTGAGCCTGACGGGTGGTTTCTGGGAGCCGATATTTTGGCGTACAGCGCATCACATAATCGATCGCGCTCGGCAGACTAATCCGGTGCCCTAGGGAAATGTAGAGGGGTTTGGTGTTAATACGGGTTCGTAACACGGCTCCAATGGTTTCACCTCGATGCTGTAGCGGTTGCCAAGCGCCTCGCTCATTGGGCACCTCATCATGTTTTCCCACTAGTAAAGACTTGCCGACACCAATGGCAGGTAAATCCACCAGTAGCCCTAAGTGGGCCGCAATGCCCATCCGTCGCGGATGCGCGATCCCATGACCATCACAGAGGAGCAGATCGAGGGGAGTCGTGATTTGCGCTAAAGCATCCAGGACAGCGGGAATTTCTCGGAACGACAAAAAGCCTGGAATATAAGGAAAGGTGGTGGGGCGACGGGCGATCGCTTGCTCTACCAGTTGCAATTCGGGAAAACTCAACACGGCGATCGCAGCCCGGGTAATCGTCCCCTCGGCCTCAAATCCCACATCGACTCCAGCTACGCGCTGCACAGTTCCTAGTTGGTCTGTCATGATGATCTCACCGCGCAACTGCTGTTGAATCACAGTGGCCTGTTCAGCGGTGGCGGGCCAATCATGTCGTGGTTGAATTTTCATAGAGCTTCATTGAGAAGGACTGTCTCGGTGACCATCAGGAAAAATGGTGGTGCGATCGATATAAGCTTGTTCTAGATTGGCTTGTTGAGCCCGGTACAAATTACAGCCTGTGAGCTGAGCCGCTTGGAGTTTAGTTTTTTCTAAGTTGGTGCGGCTGAGGTCTGCTGAAGACAAGTTTGCTTTGGTGAGGTCAGCGTTATATAGATCTGCCCCGGATAGATCTGCGCCTGCTAAATTTGCGCCTTGTAAGTTGGCATGTCGCAAGTTGGCCCGCGATAGATTTGCCTTTTGTAAGTCTGCTCCCGCCAAATCTGCTTGGTAGAGCTGAATATTGCTCATCTCCGCTGCTTGCAACTGCGTAGACTGGAGATTGGCGTGGGTGAGATTAGCATACGGTAGGTAAGCTGCGGCTAAGTTGCTGCCTTGTAAATTGATGTTTGACAAATCTGCTTCAAACAGAGAAACTTCCTCAGCATCAATTTCGCTAAAATTCCGTTGCCCTTCTGCGTAGGAAGATAATATTTCTTTGGCGCTGACCCTCTGCATGATAACCGTTCCCGACAGTATCCCTGACATCAAACCCCTGATGGGGGCGATGCTGGATACACCTTGAGCATTTATACTTAACCTATGTAAAAATGTAAAATAATGTGACAAGAAATACGATTACTTAACGCTTTTTTAAGGATTTATTAAGATGCGATCGCATCTTATAAACCTGCTGGATTGAGCTTGGAGAGCTAGTTTCCATTTATTGCTCAACTGTTGCAGATTAAAACTTTAGCAACATCTGTCGCCTTGGGGATACTCTCTCGGTATTTCTAAAAATGATGACCTGTAAAGACGACTTGTAAAAAGTTTTAGGGATACTGGGGGAGAGTTTTTAGTCAAGTTTTAGTCAAGAAGACATTTTCCCAAGCAGGGGTGGCAAGATCCAAATAGGGACGTAACTGCACTGCCCAGAAACTGTTATGCCAGAACTTCGAGTCTCGATCGCTCAGCACTACCATGAGCGCACCAAATACGATCCACAAACCCTTGCCAGCAAAAGCCATTATCTGGATTGGGAGAACCAGCCTGTTCCGTTTAAGGAATACCAGATCGGCACGTCCATAGATCTCAAGCCTTTTCTAAGCGATCAACGAGATGCTTTGGCTGAAGACTCAGAAACCCTTTGGTGGCAACGGTTATCGCGCCTGCTATTTTGCAGCTATGGGTTGACAGGCATGATTCCCACGGCTGGCAGCCCAGTGTACTTACGCGCTGCACCTTCCGCAGGCGGATTGTATCCTGCAGAAATTTATTTAGTCTCGCGAGGGACACCGTTTTTGCCTGCTGGGTTGTATAACTATCAGTCCAAAACTCATTCGCTCCTGCATTTCTGGGACAGTGATATTTGGCAAAAATTGCAATCAGCTTGCTTTTGGCATCCCACTTTAGATCACACGCAGATGGCGGTAGTGACTACTGCGGTGTTCTTCCGCTCGGCGTGGCGTTATCAAGACCGAGCCTACCGTCGCATTTTTTTGGATACGGGGCATCTGTTGGGCAATATGGAGCTGGCCTGCGCCCTCAATGATTACCGTCCACATTTGATTGGCGGATTTGCCGATGCAGCGATCGATCAGTTGCTCTACCTCGATCCGGAGCAAGAAGGAGCGCTCGCGGTGATTCCGTTAGCCGATCTGCTGGAAGTAACGCAAAACTTGCCCCTCGCGGTGACAGCCTTGGCTTCAGCCACCCAAACTGAGTATCCCAGCATTCCTGACGGAGAATTGCTGAGCTATTTCCACCAAGCGACCCAGATTCAGCCAAGCGCGGTTTTCAAAAAGGCGCAATCTCAGAAGAGCTTAGAGAAAGCTCAGCCGGATAAATACAATTTTCCGTTTTGCTTGAAAGTTTCCACGCTATCCCCACCGATTGTTTGGGGAGAAAACTTGGGAGCTATGCAAGAAACTATGCTTCGTCGTCGTTCTACCCGTGCCTACAGCGGAGAATCGATTACCTTAGCCGAGCTGAAAGCGTTACTAGACTTTACTTACCAACCTCAACACTATATTGAGCAGCAGTTGGATGGGCACCCAGACTATTTTGCCTTGAGCTTGATTCAAACCTTTATTGCGGTTTCTGGTGTGATTGGTTTAGAGGAAGGCTGCTACTACTACGCCCCCCAGACTCAGGAGTTACGGCAAATCCGCTTCAAAAACTTCCGGCGAGAATTACATTACCTATGCTTGGGGCAAGATTTAGGTCGTGATGCCGCAGCAGTGGTATTTCATACAGCAGACCTAAAAAGTGCGGTGGCCCAATATGGCGATCGCGTCTACCGTTATCTGCACATGGATGCGGGACACTTGGGACAAAAGCTCAACCTCGCGGCCATTCATCTCGGTTTGGGGGTCAGCGGTATTGGTGGCTTTTTTGATGACCAGGTAAATGAAGTGCTAGGCATCCCGGTGGATGAAGCGGCTCTCTATATCACTACTCTAGGTCGCCCAGCCTAGCTGTTGCCCAGTCCAGTGGGTTAACCAGTCCAGTGGGTTAATCTGAGTGACCACAGGCATCTTCGTACTGGTAAGTTTCAATCCGGACAGCACAGCGATCGTACTGCCAACGAGTCAATCTGAGTGAGCTGGCTTCAGGGCTAATCACGACCACAGAAGCATAATCAGGCCCAACCCCAAAGGTTTTGGTCACCGAGTGACTCAGATTAGATTTAGCAGTGGTTTGCACCGTCACTAAACCAACTTTCGAGGGGCTATTAATAGCGATCGCCACATCTTTTTGCTCACCCGATTGCAGCTCTAATCCTTTTAACTGAGCTTGATTGATAGTCACTTGGACAGGCTCAGGCATGAGATTCACAAGTCTCACTGTAGGTTCAGGACGACTCAGCTTGTCATTCAGCACTAGCCCTTGAAGTACCTGACCCTTTTGAAATAGAGCTACGGTGTAAAACTGCTCAGCTTCTAAATTAAAGCTCTGCGCTAGTGGAGCAGCAGGGGAATTGAGGGAGAGGGCGTACTTTCCCGCAGGAAGGCGTTGGGATGGAATGATTTGCTCTGGAGAATAAGAAGCATGGAGCGGTTGCTGGTTTAAGTGCAGCGTCTTCACGGTTGGTTTAGCATCCAGTAGCCAGTAGTTTACGTAAGCCAAGTTCTCAGCTTGGGAGGGCATCGCTAGTCCAACCCCAGTCGCGAGGACTGATAGCAGCATCCAGCCTTGATGATGAAGTGGCATTGCTGATTCTCCTAACCCTAATGCTAAAGAACTGCTAGTGAACGACTCGCTAAAAAATCAAAGCAATTTCGTGCCAGTCTCTATGCGCTTTACCCTCAACGGCTAGAACTAGCAACGCAGTAATTTTTGCTAAAAATTGCCTGATTCAAGGACAATTTCGCTGATTTTTCGGCAAGAGAATGTAGTTAAGCTTACAAATAATACGGATGGGTGAAGCTATTGTACGGCTGAAGTCGTCAAGTGAGGCGTGAGCGGGATGGTGAGGCAAAACCACACCTGGTTATTGGCTGGATTGATTCTAGGCATTTGGGGTTTCCACTCTCCCGCTGGGGCAAAAGAATATCTGCTTAAATCCACCCCAGAAACTGTGATTTGGGGACGTCTGTATGGCAAGACAGCTAAGCCTGCTCTACGCATTCGATCCGGAGACACTGTAACCATTGAAACCGTCTCTCATGAGGGCATTTTAGAAGACCAGTCACGGGATGGCACTGCTGCTGGAGCCATTGAGTTTTTGACTCAGAAGGGAGTGCCCGAAAAAGAGATCCTGCAAGACCAACTGACTATCCGAGCGAACGTCCCTCATGATGGCAAAGGACCTCACGTTGTCACAGGCCCTATCTACGTCGAAGGAGCTATGCCCGGAGATGTCTTGCAGATTGAAACTCTCAAGATTGAGCATCGTGCCTCCTATGGGTTTATTAGTAGCCGTAAGGGTAAAGGTACATTGCCCGGAGAATATCCTGTGGGAGATAAGGTTGCTGATAGCAAATACATCAAAATCGTGACTGATCCTCAAGCTGTTCAGGCGATTCTGAGAACTCGTCAAGGACAGACTACTTCTCCTCTCCAGTACGCCAACTTCAAGCGAGAGGGAATTACTGGATTAGGAATTCTACAACCTGACAGGCCCGGTTCTCCCTCCTATGAGATTCCCTTAAAACCATTCATGGGGCTAATTGGCGTCGCTCCTGAAAACGATGCTGAAACTGAAAACTCGGTTCCTCCAGGCCGCTATGGGGGCAATATTGACCTGAATTTAATTACGGCGGGAACTACGCTATATCTCCCTGTGCAAGTGCCTGGTGCTCTCATGTATACGGGTGATCCTCATTGTGCTCAAGGAGATGGAGAGGTTGCTTTAACCGCAATCGAGTGTTCTCTAAAGCCAACATTTCGGATTACTCTACGCAAAGATCTCGCTGCTAGGAAAACATTTACCGCACCTTTCCTAGAAACTCCGATCGCCTTTGTTCCGATTGGGTTGAATCAAGATTTGGATGAAGCGATGAAGGATGCAGTGCGTAAAAGCCTCACTTTTATCACAGAAGTTACACCCCTCAACGGACAAGAAGCTCTACAACTGAGCAGTGCCGCAGTAGATTTTGAGGTCACTCAAGTTGTGGATATCGTCAAGGGAATTCATGGAGTGATCATGAAAGATCTAATTA from Trichocoleus desertorum ATA4-8-CV12 encodes:
- a CDS encoding acetamidase/formamidase family protein, which produces MVRQNHTWLLAGLILGIWGFHSPAGAKEYLLKSTPETVIWGRLYGKTAKPALRIRSGDTVTIETVSHEGILEDQSRDGTAAGAIEFLTQKGVPEKEILQDQLTIRANVPHDGKGPHVVTGPIYVEGAMPGDVLQIETLKIEHRASYGFISSRKGKGTLPGEYPVGDKVADSKYIKIVTDPQAVQAILRTRQGQTTSPLQYANFKREGITGLGILQPDRPGSPSYEIPLKPFMGLIGVAPENDAETENSVPPGRYGGNIDLNLITAGTTLYLPVQVPGALMYTGDPHCAQGDGEVALTAIECSLKPTFRITLRKDLAARKTFTAPFLETPIAFVPIGLNQDLDEAMKDAVRKSLTFITEVTPLNGQEALQLSSAAVDFEVTQVVDIVKGIHGVIMKDLIKVNRIK